In a single window of the Anguilla rostrata isolate EN2019 chromosome 4, ASM1855537v3, whole genome shotgun sequence genome:
- the abl2 gene encoding LOW QUALITY PROTEIN: tyrosine-protein kinase ABL2 (The sequence of the model RefSeq protein was modified relative to this genomic sequence to represent the inferred CDS: inserted 1 base in 1 codon): MFLRTLLPSSSFEEEWLRLTGGPCPRTEDAEGYMYSEALHRPFGVDSAALTEAVRWSSKENLLGAAESDPNLFVALYDFVASGDNTLSITKGEKLRVLGYNQNGEWSEVRSKNGQGWVPSNYITPVNSLEKHSWYHGPVSRSAAEYLLSSLINGSFLVRESESSPGQLSISLRYEGRVYHYRINTASDGKVYVTAESRFSTLAELVHHHSTVADGLVTTLHYPAPKCNKPTVYGVSPIHDKWEMERTDITMKHKLGGGQYGEVYVGVWKKYNLTVAVKTLKEDTMEVEEFLKEASVMKEVKHPNLVQLLGVCTLEPPFYIVTEYMPHGNLLDYLRECDREEVNAVVLLYMATQISSAMEYLEKKNFIHRDLAARNCLVGENHVVKVADFGLSRLMTGDTYTAHAGAKFPIKWTAPESLAYNTFSIKSDVWAFGVLLWEIATYGMSPYPGIDLSQVYDLLEKGYRMEQPEGCPPKVYELMRACWQWSPLDRPSFAETHQAFETMFHDSSISEEVAEELGKTASSCPAMPVHPFGPDLPLLPSKSRTPKKHTENKENIEGGLDGRQDPPGHSGPSGLMSSLLGGDAMGGSPALPRKQRDKSPSSLLEESQETTFTRDRKAGFFSSFMKKKSSSSSSSSQPQQSLPTPPKRSSSFREMENQPHKKYEPTAAFSGFGSPAPSLPQADGLGFSPSHGEGNHIQSRCCGASFGQKASSSSASSGAAPPTGSSSWAGLAGFFTPRLIKKTLGLRTGKSSAEDGGGGGGGKPFPRSNSTSSMSAGLPDLERMALTLPRNRSKPPLERTASTASQPENGAAAAAARSSEALLRKLDEGTAQIRDRPKAKLLPRGAGAAAATRAPGVGGEAEGQEGAAQDRQGWSSPSKSAGQQGPAAAGAAPHNHKVPVLISPTLKHSPADVHLVGVDSQGNRFKLLSEHQTDRDRPRLVKPKCAPPPPPTLRFLQHHPSNYSGDGAEEXGAVEVNGDALRRPGRGPGGGVGGGGGRPSVPPPQVPPPPSAPSSSSSSSSPASVATPTKMANGATGSGPSKAALRRTRQQVERVPPEKVSKEALLECAEGLSSALQGSAEPSSSSHVLDAGHQLLDYCSGYVDCIPQTRNKFAFREAVGKLELSLQELRASSSSSSSSGGGGGATSGPGHGPALDNLHTCIKEISDVVQR, encoded by the exons ATGTTTTTGCGGACCCTGCTGCCCTCCAGCAGTTTTGAAGAGGAGTGGCTGAGGCTGACCGGTGGCCCCTGTCCCAGGACAGAGGATGCGGAGGGGTACATGTACTCAG AAGCGCTGCACCGGCCGTTCGGGGTGGACTCGGCCGCTCTGACCGAGGCGGTGCGCTGGAGCTCCAAGGAGAACCTGCTGGGCGCGGCCGAGAGCGACCCCAACCTCTTCGTTGCACTTTACGACTTCGTCGCCAGCGGCGACAACACGCTGAGCATCACCAAAG gcGAGAAGCTGAGGGTGCTGGGCTACAACCAGAATGGGGAGTGGAGCGAGGTGCGCTCCAAGAACGGCCAGGGCTGGGTGCCCAGCAACTACATCACGCCGGTCAACAGCCTGGAGAAGCACAGCTGGTACCACGGGCCGGTGTCCCGCAGCGCCGCCGAGTACCTGCTCAGCAGCCTCATCAACGGCAGCTTCCTGGTGCGCGAGAGCGAGAGCAGCCCGGGCCAGCTGTCCATCTCGCTGCGCTACGAGGGCCGCGTCTACCACTACCGCATCAACACCGCGTCCGACGGCAAG GTGTATGTGACGGCTGAGAGCCGCTTCAGCACCCTGGCGGAGCTGGTGCACCACCATTCCACAGTGGCCGACGGGCTGGTCACCACGCTGCACTACCCCGCCCCCAAGTGCAATAAGCCCACCGTCTACGGGGTCTCGCCCATCCACGACAAGTGGGAGATGGAGCGCACCGACATCACCATGAAGCACAAGCTGGGCGGCGGCCAGTACGGGGAGGTGTACGTCGGGGTCTGGAAGAAGTACAACCTGACCGTCGCCGTGAAGACGCTCAAG GAGGACACCATGGAAGTGGAGGAGTTTCTGAAAGAAGCCTCTGTGATGAAAGAAGTGAAACATCCAAATCTGGTGCAGCTGTTGG gtgTGTGCACACTGGAGCCGCCCTTCTACATTGTGACGGAGTACATGCCGCACGGGAACCTGCTGGACTACCTGCGGGAGTGCGACCGGGAGGAGGTCAACGCCGTGGTGCTGCTCTACATGGCCACTCAGATCTCCTCCGCCATGGAGTACCTGGAGAAGAAGAACTTCATCCACAG AGACCTGGCCGCGAGGAACTGCCTGGTGGGGGAGAACCACGTGGTGAAGGTGGCCGACTTCGGGCTGAGCAGGCTGATGACTGGAGACACCTACACTGCCCACGCCGGGGCCAAGTTCCCCATCAAGTGGACCGCTCCAGAGAGCCTGGCCTACAACACCTTCTCCATCAAGTCCGACGTCTGGG CTTTCGGGGTGCTGCTTTGGGAGATCGCCACCTACGGCATGTCGCCGTACCCGGGGATAGACCTGTCCCAGGTGTACGACCTGCTGGAGAAGGGCTACCGCATGGAGCAGCCTGAGGGGTGTCCGCCCAAAGTCTACGAGCTGATGAGGGCCT gcTGGCAGTGGAGCCCTTTGGATCGACCTTCATTTGCAGAAACACACCAAGCGTTTGAGACCATGTTCCACGACTCCAGCATCTCTGAAG AGGTAGCAGAGGAGCTGGGTAAGACGGCGTCTTCCTGCCCTGCCATGCCGGTGCACCCCTTTGGCCCGGACCTGCCCCTGCTGCCCTCCAAGTCCCGCACGCCGAAGAAGCACACCGAGAACAAGGAGAACATCGAGGGGGGGCTGGACGGCAGGCAGGACCCCCCCGGTCACAGCGGCCCCTCAG GACTTATGAGCAGCCTGCTGGGAGGGGACGCGATGGGAGGCTCCCCGGCCCTGCCCCGCAAGCAGCGGGACAAATCCCCCAGCAGCCTCCTGGAGGAGTCTCAGGAGACCACGTTCACGCGGGACCGCAAGGCCGGCTTCTTCAGCTCCTTCATGAAGAAGAAGTCGTCGTCCTCGTCTTCCTCGTCGCAGCCGCAGCAGAGCCTGCCCACCCCGCCCAAGAGGAGCAGCTCCTTCCGCGAGATGGAGAACCAGCCGCACAAGAAGTACGAGCCCACGGCCGCCTTCTCCGGCTTCGGCTCGCcggccccctccctgccccaggCCGACGGGCTGGGCTTCTCCCCGTCCCACGGGGAGGGGAACCACATCCAGTCGCGCTGCTGCGGGGCCAGCTTCGGACAGAaggcctcctccagctccgcctcctccgggGCGGCCCCGCCCAcgggcagcagcagctgggcggggctggccgGGTTCTTCACCCCCCGCCTCATCAAAAAGACCCTGGGGCTGCGGACGGGGAAGTCCTCGGCggaggacgggggcgggggcggcggggggaaGCCCTTCCCCAGGTCCAACTCCACGTCGTCCATGTCGGCGGGGCTGCCGGACCTGGAGCGCATGGCGCTGACGCTGCCGCGCAACCGCAGCAAGCCGCCGCTGGAGCGCACCGCCTCCACCGCGTCGCAGCCGGAGaacggggcggcggcggcggcggcgcgctcCTCCGAGGCGCTCCTGCGCAAGCTGGACGAGGGCACGGCGCAGATCCGCGACCGGCCCAAAGCCAAGCTCCTCCCCCGCGGCGCGGGCGCCGCCGCGGCCACCAGGGCGCCCGGGGTGGGCGGCGAGGCGGAGGGCCAGGAGGGGGCGGCGCAGGACAGGCAGGGCTGGTCCTCCCCCTCCAAATCGGCGGGCCAGCAGGGCCCGGCAGCGGCGGGGGCCGCCCCGCACAACCACAAGGTGCCGGTGCTGATCTCGCCCACGCTGAAGCACAGCCCCGCCGACGTGCACCTGGTGGGCGTGGACTCCCAGGGCAACCGCTTCAAGCTGCTGTCCGAGCACCAGACGGACCGCGACCGGCCCCGGCTGGTCAAGCCCAAGtgcgcccccccgccgccccccaccctgcgCTTCCTGCAGCACCACCCCTCCAACTACAGCGGGGACGGGGCCGAGG CAGGGGCGGTGGAGGTGAACGGCGACGCCCTGAGGAGGCCGGGGAGGGGGccgggagggggagtgggggggggaggggggagacccTCAGTGCCGCCGCCGCAAGTGCCTCCGCCCCCCTCGgccccgtcctcctcctcctcctcctcctcgcccgcCAGCGTCGCCACCCCGACCAAGATGGCCAACGGCGCCACGGGCAGCGGCCCGTCCAAGGCGGCGCTGCGGCGGACTCGGCAGCAGGTGGAGCGGGTGCCGCCGGAGAAGGTGAGCAAGGAGGCCCTGCTGGAGTGCGCTGAGGGCCTGAGCAGCGCCCTGCAGGGCAGCGCCGagccctcctccagcagccaCGTGCTGGACGCCGGCCACCAGCTGCTGGACTACTGCTCGGGCTACGTGGACTGCATCCCCCAGACGCGCAACAAGTTCGCCTTCAGGGAGGCCGTGGGCAAGCTGGAGCTCAGCCTGCAGGAGCTGCgcgcgtcctcctcctcctcctcctcctccggggggggcgggggggccacCAGCGGCCCGGGACACGGCCCCGCCCTGGACAACTTGCACACCTGCATCAAGGAAATCAGCGACGTGGTGCAGAGGTag